A single window of Paenibacillus sp. FSL H8-0537 DNA harbors:
- a CDS encoding acetate kinase → MKVLVINAGSSSLKYQLYDMRDESVLASGRVERIGMDSSIVTHEPADKPEVRDVSEILDHVTAVKKVIDMLTHPEHGAVATMDEIEAVGHRVVHGGEVFNSSTLVTTEVKLEIRRLFDLAPLHNPAHMMGITAVEANMPGVPQAVVFDTAFHQSMPNTSYLYPIPQVLYRRHKVRRYGFHGTSHQYVSQQGAELLGKPLESLKMVTAHIGNGASCTAILDGKSFDTSMGMTPLEGLMMGTRSGDLDPAIVPFVMNKEELTLSEVNSMLNKHSGMLAISGISSDMREVTEAMEEGDRNAKLAFDMYTYRVRKYIGAYAAAMNGIDVLLFTAGVGENSSALRKAVCDGITFLGIELDEEKNAKRSKDARVISTDASRVKVLVVPTNEELLIARDTYTLVQAQAAGAANV, encoded by the coding sequence ATGAAAGTACTCGTTATTAATGCAGGAAGCTCTTCTCTGAAATATCAGCTTTACGACATGCGCGATGAATCGGTGCTGGCTAGCGGGCGGGTTGAACGAATCGGGATGGACTCCTCCATCGTGACGCATGAACCAGCAGACAAGCCGGAAGTGCGCGATGTGAGCGAAATTTTAGACCATGTGACCGCAGTTAAAAAGGTTATTGACATGCTGACTCATCCAGAACATGGTGCAGTCGCGACAATGGATGAAATAGAGGCGGTCGGCCACCGCGTTGTGCACGGCGGGGAAGTATTTAACAGCTCGACGCTTGTTACAACTGAAGTCAAGCTTGAAATTCGCCGCTTGTTTGATTTGGCGCCGCTGCATAATCCGGCCCATATGATGGGGATTACTGCGGTTGAAGCAAATATGCCGGGTGTTCCACAGGCTGTAGTATTCGATACAGCGTTCCACCAGTCGATGCCGAACACTTCTTATCTGTATCCGATACCTCAGGTGCTGTACCGTCGCCACAAGGTACGCCGTTACGGCTTCCACGGCACATCTCACCAATATGTGAGCCAGCAAGGCGCAGAGCTGCTTGGAAAGCCGCTGGAGTCACTTAAAATGGTTACGGCTCATATTGGCAACGGCGCAAGCTGTACGGCGATTTTGGATGGCAAATCATTCGATACAAGCATGGGCATGACCCCGCTTGAAGGTTTGATGATGGGTACACGCAGTGGTGACCTTGATCCGGCGATCGTTCCTTTTGTCATGAATAAAGAAGAGCTGACACTTAGCGAAGTGAATTCCATGCTGAATAAGCATAGCGGCATGCTGGCGATTTCTGGCATCAGCAGCGATATGCGCGAAGTAACGGAAGCGATGGAGGAAGGCGATCGCAATGCGAAGCTTGCTTTTGATATGTATACGTATCGCGTTCGTAAATATATTGGCGCTTATGCGGCTGCGATGAACGGCATTGACGTTCTGTTGTTTACGGCCGGCGTTGGCGAAAACTCCTCGGCATTGCGCAAAGCGGTATGCGATGGCATTACCTTCCTTGGCATTGAACTGGATGAAGAGAAAAATGCAAAGCGCAGTAAGGATGCGCGGGTTATTTCGACAGACGCTTCGCGCGTGAAGGTATTGGTAGTTCCTACGAATGAAGAGCTGTTGATAGCTCGCGATACGTACACACTGGTACAGGCTCAGGCAGCGGGTGCAGCAAACGTTTAA
- a CDS encoding DnaD domain protein, giving the protein MSNDDIWKAYSRGMGAVMEEGGVHIYAVLLRSYRQLGLTDSELLLLLQLKAFRDVEGNGFPTPDELAERMDASERSIVEQLGKLMKEGFLAIDEHLDSQTGIQSEQYNWSGWLLKAAEWAALEKRESKKADKAQRQPVQRVANPVNLFNIFEQEFGRLLSPIECETISGWMDEDKYAEELIRFALKEAVFAGKLSFRYIDRILIEWSRNRVTNEDEARAHAQRFRGGRG; this is encoded by the coding sequence GTGAGCAATGATGACATCTGGAAAGCTTATTCGCGCGGTATGGGGGCTGTAATGGAGGAGGGCGGTGTGCACATTTACGCCGTGCTGCTGCGTTCTTATCGGCAGCTTGGGCTGACGGATAGCGAGCTGCTGCTGCTGCTGCAGCTTAAGGCATTTCGGGATGTGGAGGGAAATGGCTTCCCGACGCCAGACGAGCTGGCGGAGCGTATGGACGCAAGCGAGCGCAGTATCGTCGAGCAGCTTGGAAAGCTGATGAAAGAAGGCTTTCTAGCGATTGATGAGCACCTGGACTCCCAAACAGGCATCCAATCCGAGCAGTATAACTGGAGCGGCTGGCTGCTTAAGGCAGCCGAATGGGCGGCTCTGGAAAAACGCGAGTCGAAAAAAGCGGATAAAGCGCAGCGCCAGCCGGTGCAGCGGGTAGCAAATCCGGTTAATCTGTTTAATATTTTCGAGCAGGAGTTTGGCCGGCTGCTGTCGCCAATCGAATGCGAAACCATCAGCGGATGGATGGATGAGGATAAATATGCGGAAGAGCTTATTCGCTTTGCGCTTAAGGAAGCGGTATTTGCTGGGAAGCTGAGCTTCCGCTACATTGACCGCATCTTAATCGAGTGGAGCCGCAATCGTGTGACGAACGAGGATGAAGCCCGCGCCCATGCGCAGCGTTTTCGCGGCGGCAGGGGATAG
- a CDS encoding ATP-binding protein, translated as MSRPKRKGFWWPSSLAAQILLVILLCSVLPLSVSGLLTLRTTSENLDSYSAREKQLTEQSYIQTYQTYMNAHIYAIEGELQQVEQSVKLARAIAEQLFALPDQYPAAASELRYDSKYERFSSVDEPDRDRGTISFSGMSPNPTQPMLEELTKSRYLEPQFKEEIRQNPNIVAMYYIHPDSGSFLYPSFYQDRPLAQPLTSYSFYLDALAVGPEENRVIWTKPYNDITPNGWMFTATAPVYGPNGKLKGVVAADVTTRNFVRNVLDVHFTEHNAYAFLLEGDGKLIAVQSQGQEEIHELPGSALSNIERQLGSREITINGSSKLLFAKTVPSSGWILGYVVPRDELLLPTTQASAALVKETRALLLQQLITILCAALLLCLSLTLMLWSRISKPLITLMKAFSKISHADFSIRLEDGNIREFNKLQQMFNRMTATIEELLLRQHQQNEELEHKVAERTDALRQAHGQLQLRFDELARMESWRKRWLSNISHDLKTPITLVKGYLEALFDGTIKPEQSGRYMRKANDRLDSVNRLVKDLNDLSLLEMKQIKPRLEYWEAAALLEELIQDWEEEIRAAGRELRLVNMQQPYVGIIRADKQLLSRVIDNLISNAIKYSPEHSVITVSMKKEEHDFALEIVNEGSGIPDEAKPYLFDSFFRVDASRNSSIPGSGLGLAIAKEIMHMHAGSISIARSQQAGAAFIIRIPLERIAEESLLERIYPATKKSIKRPPPY; from the coding sequence ATGAGCAGGCCTAAGCGCAAAGGCTTTTGGTGGCCCTCCTCGCTTGCCGCACAAATTTTGCTCGTTATATTGCTTTGCTCCGTGCTGCCTTTATCGGTTTCAGGCCTGCTCACCTTGCGGACAACCAGTGAAAACCTCGACAGCTACTCTGCACGTGAAAAGCAGCTAACCGAGCAAAGCTACATTCAGACTTATCAGACCTATATGAACGCCCATATTTATGCCATAGAGGGGGAGCTGCAACAGGTTGAGCAATCCGTCAAGCTGGCGCGGGCTATTGCGGAGCAACTATTCGCCCTTCCCGACCAGTATCCAGCTGCTGCTTCAGAGCTGCGCTATGACAGCAAGTATGAGCGCTTCTCTTCGGTAGACGAGCCTGACCGCGACCGAGGCACAATCAGCTTCTCCGGCATGTCGCCTAACCCTACACAGCCTATGCTTGAGGAATTGACAAAAAGCCGCTATTTAGAGCCTCAATTCAAGGAAGAAATTCGCCAAAACCCTAATATAGTGGCGATGTATTACATTCATCCCGATTCGGGCAGCTTTCTGTATCCCTCCTTCTATCAGGATCGACCGCTCGCGCAGCCGCTAACCTCCTATAGTTTTTACCTGGATGCCCTTGCCGTTGGTCCTGAGGAAAACCGCGTCATTTGGACCAAGCCCTATAATGACATTACGCCAAATGGCTGGATGTTCACGGCTACTGCTCCGGTATATGGGCCAAATGGCAAGTTGAAAGGCGTTGTAGCCGCTGATGTAACAACTCGAAATTTTGTACGAAATGTGCTGGATGTCCATTTTACCGAGCACAATGCATATGCTTTTCTACTCGAAGGTGATGGCAAGCTCATTGCTGTTCAAAGTCAGGGGCAGGAGGAAATTCACGAGCTGCCGGGAAGTGCGCTGAGCAACATCGAACGGCAATTGGGCAGCCGCGAAATAACGATTAACGGCAGCTCCAAGCTGCTGTTTGCGAAAACCGTCCCTTCTTCTGGCTGGATTCTCGGTTATGTCGTTCCGAGGGATGAGCTCTTGCTGCCCACCACACAGGCTTCCGCCGCCTTGGTCAAGGAAACCCGCGCGCTTTTGCTGCAGCAGCTGATAACGATTTTATGCGCCGCCCTTTTGCTGTGCTTGTCCCTGACTTTGATGCTTTGGTCGCGCATATCCAAGCCGCTCATCACGCTGATGAAGGCATTTAGCAAAATCAGCCATGCCGATTTTTCCATTCGGCTGGAGGATGGCAATATCCGTGAATTTAATAAGCTGCAGCAAATGTTCAATCGCATGACCGCTACCATTGAGGAATTGCTGCTTCGCCAGCATCAGCAAAATGAGGAACTGGAGCATAAGGTAGCAGAAAGAACAGATGCGCTGCGCCAGGCTCATGGCCAGCTGCAGCTCCGATTTGATGAGCTGGCTAGAATGGAGAGCTGGCGCAAACGGTGGCTCTCCAATATTTCACATGATTTAAAAACGCCGATCACGCTTGTAAAAGGCTATTTAGAAGCTTTATTTGACGGGACCATCAAGCCGGAGCAAAGCGGGCGCTATATGCGTAAAGCAAATGACAGGCTGGACTCCGTTAATCGGCTAGTTAAAGATTTGAATGATTTGAGTTTGTTGGAAATGAAGCAGATCAAGCCTAGGCTTGAATACTGGGAGGCAGCTGCTCTGCTGGAGGAGCTGATTCAAGACTGGGAGGAAGAAATTCGCGCAGCCGGCCGTGAGCTCCGCCTCGTAAACATGCAGCAGCCTTATGTTGGCATTATACGGGCAGACAAGCAATTGCTGAGCCGCGTCATCGACAATTTAATCAGCAATGCCATCAAATATTCTCCCGAACACTCCGTTATAACCGTTTCCATGAAAAAAGAAGAGCACGATTTTGCACTGGAAATCGTTAATGAGGGCAGCGGCATTCCAGATGAGGCGAAACCTTATTTATTTGATTCATTTTTCCGAGTCGATGCTTCTCGCAACAGCAGCATTCCCGGCAGCGGGCTGGGCCTCGCTATTGCCAAGGAGATCATGCATATGCATGCGGGCAGCATCTCTATTGCACGCAGCCAGCAAGCTGGTGCTGCTTTTATAATCCGAATCCCACTAGAACGTATAGCAGAAGAAAGCCTGCTCGAACGCATTTACCCAGCAACCAAAAAGTCAATAAAACGGCCGCCACCCTATTAA
- a CDS encoding AAA family ATPase translates to MRKYGIEMAIGFVPVLIAFLLFVNVDLMPFVLLVIIAAAVVYLATGRGKFAHASGTKRRKVSSSVPFSFEQIGGQERAKQELIEALDFLVRHEELSKLGIRPLKGILLTGPPGTGKTLMAKAAAQYTDSIYLAASGSEFVEMYVGVGAGRIRDLFKEARTKAKKAGKESAVIFIDEIEVIGGKRDGGQHREYDQTLNQLLTEMDGIHADTAPRLLIIAATNRKEMLDSALLRPGRFDRHIGVELPDKKARHQILNIHAANKPLADTVELEKVAAESFGFSGAQLESVMNEGAIYAMREQSEVIEEQHLAMAIDKVMMGEKTDREATKEERERVALHELGHAISAELLRPGSVSQVALSPRGQALGYVRHNPEQDRYLYTRDFLNGQIMIALGGAAAEEIFYGNRSTGSRGDFDQAMNIVRTLVESGLTELGIIHPEMMTPDAWAKINRSILDELMGKTIAMLAPKRQVFLDALDVLIREETLSGAEFRELLKKLSHSAS, encoded by the coding sequence ATGCGTAAATACGGCATCGAAATGGCGATTGGCTTTGTTCCGGTATTAATTGCCTTTCTTTTATTTGTAAATGTGGATTTAATGCCTTTCGTACTGCTTGTCATTATCGCAGCTGCTGTCGTGTATTTAGCGACTGGCAGAGGCAAATTCGCACATGCTTCCGGAACGAAGCGGCGAAAGGTGTCAAGCAGCGTGCCCTTTTCCTTTGAGCAAATCGGCGGACAGGAGCGTGCCAAGCAGGAGTTGATCGAGGCGCTTGATTTTCTCGTCCGACATGAGGAACTGAGCAAGCTGGGCATTCGGCCCTTGAAGGGGATTTTGCTGACGGGACCTCCGGGAACCGGGAAGACGCTAATGGCGAAAGCCGCAGCACAGTATACCGACTCGATTTATCTGGCTGCCTCCGGCAGTGAATTTGTGGAGATGTACGTCGGCGTCGGCGCAGGCCGGATACGCGATTTATTCAAAGAAGCCCGGACGAAGGCGAAGAAAGCGGGCAAGGAAAGCGCCGTTATTTTTATCGATGAGATCGAGGTTATCGGGGGCAAGCGCGATGGCGGGCAGCATCGGGAATATGATCAAACGCTCAATCAACTGCTCACGGAAATGGACGGTATTCATGCCGATACAGCGCCGCGGCTGCTCATTATTGCAGCAACGAACCGTAAAGAAATGCTCGACAGCGCCCTGCTTAGGCCCGGACGGTTCGATCGCCATATTGGGGTAGAGCTGCCGGACAAAAAAGCGCGCCATCAAATATTGAATATTCATGCGGCCAACAAGCCGCTTGCCGATACGGTGGAGCTGGAGAAGGTAGCGGCCGAGTCGTTTGGCTTTTCCGGTGCCCAGCTGGAGAGCGTCATGAACGAAGGTGCGATTTATGCGATGCGGGAGCAAAGCGAGGTTATTGAAGAGCAGCATCTGGCTATGGCGATAGACAAGGTCATGATGGGCGAGAAGACGGACCGCGAGGCGACGAAGGAGGAGCGCGAGCGTGTGGCGCTGCATGAGCTCGGCCATGCGATTTCAGCTGAGCTGCTCCGCCCGGGCAGCGTATCTCAGGTTGCCTTGTCTCCACGTGGTCAGGCGCTAGGCTATGTTCGTCATAATCCAGAGCAGGACCGTTATTTATACACACGGGATTTTCTAAATGGGCAAATTATGATTGCGCTTGGCGGGGCGGCGGCCGAGGAAATCTTCTACGGCAATCGCAGCACAGGGTCGCGTGGCGACTTTGACCAGGCGATGAACATTGTCCGCACACTTGTCGAGTCGGGCTTAACGGAGCTAGGCATTATTCATCCCGAAATGATGACGCCTGATGCATGGGCGAAAATCAATCGCTCCATCCTTGACGAATTAATGGGCAAGACGATTGCAATGCTGGCACCGAAGCGTCAGGTTTTTCTAGACGCGCTAGATGTCCTGATCCGTGAAGAAACGCTCAGCGGCGCTGAGTTTCGTGAATTGCTTAAGAAGTTGTCACATAGCGCATCATAA
- a CDS encoding amidohydrolase, whose product MTKMSQIWIENGRFVTMEDGEHVLQGHMVVTDDRITYIGAEAPTGLQADVQKLDGSKLAFMPGLVNTHGHAAMTLLRGYSDDQNLQVWLEQKMWPMEGKYIDLDTRAGSALAVVEMLKSGTTAFVDMYDRMDQLAEVVEQSGIRGCLTRGVIGLCPEDVQQAKLAEAIAFARDWNGKANGRITTMISPHAPYTCPPDYIEKFVQAAHDYDLPLHTHMSESIAEVEQNVRDYGVRPVQHLDNLGFFSRPALVAHAVHLNDEEIALLAQRKVAVSHNPVSNLKLASGIARVPDLLRAGVTVSLGTDSAASNNNLDLFKEINLAALLHKGVSGDPTVVPAIEALRMGTVYGARSIWQEDSIGRLREGMKADFIAIDIEQPHFYPQTDIVSHLVYAGSGRDVKHVWVDGRQVVRDGECTLLDEEKIRHDAQASFERLLKA is encoded by the coding sequence ATGACGAAAATGAGCCAAATTTGGATTGAAAATGGACGTTTTGTAACGATGGAGGACGGCGAGCATGTGCTTCAAGGGCATATGGTTGTGACCGATGATCGCATTACATATATCGGAGCAGAAGCTCCAACCGGGCTGCAAGCCGATGTGCAGAAGCTGGACGGCAGCAAGCTTGCTTTTATGCCAGGCCTAGTAAACACACATGGGCATGCGGCTATGACCTTGCTGCGCGGCTATTCCGATGATCAAAACCTGCAAGTCTGGCTGGAGCAAAAAATGTGGCCGATGGAGGGCAAATACATCGACCTTGATACACGTGCGGGCAGCGCGCTTGCCGTGGTAGAAATGCTGAAATCCGGTACAACGGCTTTCGTGGATATGTATGACCGCATGGATCAGCTGGCCGAAGTCGTGGAACAGTCCGGCATTCGCGGCTGTCTGACGCGCGGTGTCATTGGCCTCTGCCCAGAGGATGTGCAGCAAGCGAAGCTGGCGGAAGCGATCGCTTTCGCACGCGATTGGAACGGCAAGGCAAATGGCCGTATTACGACGATGATTTCGCCGCATGCGCCTTATACATGCCCACCCGATTATATTGAGAAATTCGTGCAGGCTGCTCATGATTATGATTTGCCGCTGCACACGCATATGTCTGAATCGATTGCCGAAGTAGAGCAGAACGTTCGCGATTATGGCGTTCGTCCCGTTCAGCATCTCGACAATTTAGGCTTCTTCTCGCGTCCGGCACTTGTCGCTCATGCGGTGCATTTGAATGACGAGGAAATTGCGCTGCTTGCGCAGCGCAAAGTAGCTGTATCGCATAACCCGGTCAGCAACCTCAAGCTGGCAAGCGGCATTGCCCGTGTTCCTGATTTGCTTCGCGCTGGTGTAACGGTATCCTTAGGCACGGATAGCGCGGCGAGCAACAACAATCTTGACCTGTTCAAGGAGATCAACCTTGCGGCTCTGCTGCATAAGGGTGTTTCTGGCGATCCTACGGTTGTTCCTGCCATTGAAGCTTTGCGTATGGGAACGGTATACGGCGCTCGCTCCATTTGGCAGGAAGATTCAATTGGCCGCCTACGCGAAGGCATGAAGGCGGATTTCATCGCCATCGATATTGAACAGCCGCATTTTTACCCACAGACGGATATTGTGTCCCATCTGGTGTACGCGGGCTCGGGCCGCGACGTCAAGCATGTATGGGTAGACGGCCGTCAGGTTGTACGGGATGGCGAATGCACATTGCTTGATGAGGAGAAAATTCGTCACGATGCTCAGGCGAGCTTCGAGAGGTTGTTGAAGGCATAA
- a CDS encoding 3-hydroxyacyl-CoA dehydrogenase NAD-binding domain-containing protein, with protein sequence MSIKKVGVVGAGTMGQGIAEMLASKGLDVHLIEISEERLTYGRQMIELSLDKQIEKWALTQAEKKLIMNRIHMTLSYDALAECELVIETITEDLESKKAVISQIDDICGAEVILASNTSTLSLTELASASAHPERVIGLHFIYPVLKIDLVEIVRGLKTSEDTFTSTKHFVEEVINKKGVMVFESPGFVTSRLICLFINEALHVLEEGVASAEDIDSAMRVGYSFQHGPFEMADRFGLDSVLAALDRMFREYGELKYRPSIVLKKMVRAGQLGAKTGVGFFKYDKDGDRI encoded by the coding sequence ATGTCTATTAAAAAAGTTGGCGTCGTTGGCGCTGGTACAATGGGCCAGGGCATTGCCGAAATGTTGGCCTCGAAAGGGCTGGACGTTCATTTAATCGAGATTTCGGAAGAAAGATTGACATATGGCAGGCAAATGATTGAGCTTAGCTTGGACAAGCAGATTGAGAAATGGGCTTTGACGCAGGCCGAGAAGAAATTGATTATGAATCGTATTCATATGACCCTGTCCTATGATGCACTGGCCGAATGTGAGCTGGTCATTGAGACGATTACGGAGGATCTGGAAAGCAAGAAGGCGGTCATTAGCCAAATCGATGACATTTGCGGCGCTGAAGTGATTTTGGCGAGCAATACGTCCACACTCAGCTTGACGGAGCTGGCTAGCGCCTCTGCACATCCGGAGCGGGTTATCGGGCTTCATTTCATCTATCCGGTACTCAAAATCGATTTGGTGGAAATTGTGCGTGGTCTTAAAACGAGCGAAGATACCTTCACAAGCACCAAACATTTCGTTGAAGAAGTTATTAATAAAAAAGGTGTCATGGTATTTGAATCCCCTGGATTCGTAACATCCCGCCTTATTTGCTTGTTCATAAACGAAGCTCTGCACGTATTGGAGGAAGGCGTCGCTTCTGCGGAAGACATCGACAGCGCGATGCGTGTCGGCTATTCCTTCCAGCATGGTCCTTTCGAGATGGCGGATCGCTTTGGCCTCGATTCCGTGCTTGCGGCACTGGACCGGATGTTTCGTGAATATGGCGAGCTCAAATACCGCCCTTCCATCGTATTGAAAAAAATGGTGCGTGCTGGTCAACTGGGTGCAAAAACTGGCGTTGGCTTTTTCAAATATGATAAGGATGGGGATCGGATCTAA
- a CDS encoding redox-sensing transcriptional repressor Rex, with protein MKQTKISEAVVRRLPIYLQVLNELNNREVQTVSSQELGVKLDLNPAQIRKDLAYFGDFGRKGIGYDVTYLIEKIRQILKLDQTINVALVGAGNLGHALCNYNKYSKDNMKIIAVFDVHPSKIGSQINNLTVMPMDMLKHTVEENNIRIGIITVPGFEAQNVANQFIDAGIEGLLNFAPAILKVPEEIRIHHADFTKELLSLAYYLERERNDENEPNLD; from the coding sequence GTGAAGCAGACGAAAATATCGGAGGCCGTCGTAAGACGCCTCCCCATTTACCTGCAAGTGCTGAACGAGCTGAACAACCGGGAGGTGCAGACCGTTTCGTCCCAGGAGCTTGGCGTCAAGCTGGATTTAAATCCGGCGCAAATCCGCAAGGACTTGGCGTATTTCGGCGATTTTGGCCGCAAGGGCATCGGCTATGATGTGACATATTTAATTGAAAAAATTCGCCAAATACTCAAGCTTGATCAGACGATTAATGTGGCGCTTGTCGGTGCGGGTAATTTGGGTCATGCTCTATGCAATTATAATAAATATTCTAAAGACAATATGAAAATTATTGCGGTGTTTGATGTGCATCCATCTAAAATCGGCTCGCAAATTAATAATTTGACCGTAATGCCGATGGATATGCTGAAACATACGGTTGAGGAGAATAATATTCGAATTGGGATTATTACCGTTCCCGGATTTGAAGCGCAAAACGTTGCTAATCAATTTATAGATGCGGGCATTGAAGGCTTGCTCAATTTTGCGCCAGCGATATTGAAGGTACCAGAAGAAATTCGCATTCATCATGCTGACTTTACGAAAGAGCTGCTAAGTCTGGCGTATTACTTGGAGAGGGAAAGGAATGACGAAAATGAGCCAAATTTGGATTGA